A section of the Mycolicibacterium anyangense genome encodes:
- the corA gene encoding magnesium/cobalt transporter CorA yields MATFRARPPSLLGVNRPRPAEVDAKRIHVPVARATVDCAIYVDGERLPGKYTHAAALERVRELEAEGQQAFVWIGLHEPDEFQMQSVAEVFGLHPLAVEDAVHAHQRPKVERYDDTLFLVLKTVIYVPHESVALAREIVETGEIMVFVGSDFVVTVRHGDHTGLAGLRKKLEEEHQQLALGPYGVMHAIADHVVDTYRDVSALMECDIDAIESDTFSPLTKTDIEPIYMLKREVVELRRAVSPLTVALARFNTEYKDLMTKELLRYMRDVLDHQTQAADRIASYDEMLSSLVQAALAKVGMQQNTDMRKITAWAAMAAVPTMIAGIYGMNFDDMPELHWRWGYPLVVLVMVGICSFLYRNFRRNHWL; encoded by the coding sequence ATGGCGACGTTCCGCGCTCGTCCACCCTCACTGCTGGGGGTGAACCGCCCGCGGCCCGCCGAGGTCGATGCCAAGCGCATCCACGTCCCGGTGGCACGTGCCACGGTCGACTGCGCGATCTACGTCGACGGCGAGCGACTACCCGGTAAGTACACCCATGCCGCTGCGCTGGAGCGTGTCCGCGAACTGGAAGCCGAGGGCCAACAAGCATTCGTGTGGATCGGGCTGCACGAGCCCGACGAGTTCCAGATGCAATCGGTGGCCGAGGTCTTCGGACTGCACCCGCTGGCCGTGGAGGACGCGGTGCACGCCCACCAGCGGCCCAAGGTCGAGCGCTACGACGACACCCTGTTCCTGGTCCTCAAGACCGTCATCTACGTTCCGCACGAGTCGGTCGCACTGGCCCGCGAGATCGTGGAGACCGGCGAGATCATGGTGTTCGTCGGCAGCGATTTCGTGGTGACCGTCCGCCACGGCGACCACACCGGTCTGGCCGGGCTGCGCAAGAAGCTCGAAGAAGAACACCAACAACTGGCGCTGGGTCCCTACGGGGTGATGCACGCGATCGCCGATCACGTGGTGGACACCTACCGCGACGTCAGCGCGTTGATGGAATGCGATATCGACGCCATCGAGTCCGACACGTTCTCCCCGCTGACCAAGACCGACATCGAGCCGATCTACATGCTCAAGCGTGAGGTCGTCGAATTGCGAAGGGCTGTATCGCCTCTCACGGTCGCGCTGGCCAGGTTCAACACCGAGTACAAGGATCTGATGACCAAGGAACTGCTGCGCTACATGCGCGACGTCCTGGACCATCAGACCCAGGCCGCCGACCGGATCGCCAGTTACGACGAGATGCTGTCGTCACTGGTGCAGGCCGCACTGGCCAAGGTGGGCATGCAGCAGAACACCGACATGCGCAAGATCACCGCATGGGCGGCCATGGCCGCGGTGCCGACCATGATCGCCGGCATCTACGGTATGAACTTCGACGACATGCCCGAATTGCATTGGCGCTGGGGCTATCCCCTGGTGGTGCTGGTGATGGTGGGCATCTGCAGCTTCCTGTACCGCAACTTCCGCCGTAACCACTGGCTTTAG